The genomic region TGCCGACCCGCTTATCCCCGCAAAGTTCGACCCCAAGAGTCAGGGCGGAAAGGCCGACTGTAAAAGGGTTGTTCAAGAAGCGTACAAGCTTCCGATCAGAGCAGATGTGCCGATCATAGGTCTTATTTCAAGGCTCACCTCTCAAAAGGGCTTTGACCTCATCGAAGCGGCAATGCCTGAGCTGATGAAAGAGGATGTTCAGCTGGTTATACTCGGCACGGGTGAGAAGAAATACCACGAAATGCTCCTGCAGGTCGTTAAAGATTACCCGAAAAAGATGGGGGTTCGTATCGCCTTCGATAACACCCTAGCGCATCAGATCGAGGCAGGAAGCGACATGTTCCTAATGCCGTCGCGCTACGAGCCGTGCGGACTCAACCAGCTCATCAGCCTCAAATATGGCACCATACCCATCGTCCGCGCAACAGGCGGTCTCGACGACACCATAAAGAACCGCGAGAACGGTTTCAAGTTCACAGACTACACGCACCAGGCGATGCTGGCATCCATCCACGAAGCGCTTGAGGCTTATAAGAACAAGCCGGCGTGGAACAAACTGATACAAACGGCGTTTGCCGACGACTTCTCTTGGAAGGCATCGGCAGGCGAATATCTGGAACTTTATAATAAGATGAGAAGGGGTTAGGAGGGTTTTATAGTATTTTAACCTTTGGTTAGTAATACCTTTGTTAAAAACTATAAGTATTTCAACTTCTTATTCGCACTGGCATACGAATAAGAAGTTGNNNNNNNNNNNNNNNNNNNNNNNNNNNNNNNGTAATACCTTTGTTAAAAACTATAAGTATTTCAACTTCTTATTCGCACTGGCATACGAATAAGAAGTTGAAATACTATAGCGCCTTCGTTTCGGCGTCTGACTTTCTGATATAATTAGGGATGAGCCGGATAAGCTCATCCCTTTCGTTCTTCTGAAGCCTTTTAAATGCAATAAGTCCGGCCGCCCCTGCGATTGGAAATATCTTTTCTTTTGAAAGTACAAATCTATTGCCAAGGCGCTGTGCAAATATATCTTTATATTGAATCGCCCCGTCGCCGATAAAGAAAAGCTCGTCTTCTATATCTTTCAATCTGTCGCAAAGGGCATCGGGAGTTATTGAACACTCGTTGAGCATAATCTGAGGCAGGAAGCAGGAGGCATGAGGCACGATATTATATGTGGCAACATAAACTTCACCTCTATAGGCATTTATGCACGGAACGATGTTCATGCTTCGTGCTTCGTGCTTCATGCTTCGTAAGGAATAGGCCAGCGCCTCAAGCGAAGATATTCCTAAGATCGGCCTGTTTCCTTCAAGTGCAAGACCCTTCGCGGTGGCAAGGCCTATTCGAAGACCCGTAAACGACCCTGGACCTATGGCAACTGCGAAGGCATCGATGCTCTCTATCTTTAACTTTGCTTTCTTAAGCGCCGCCTCTATCTCTTTTATAAGGACTTCCGAGTGACCCGACTTTGTTTGATAAGAAATTTCCGAAAGCAGAGCATCACCGTCGAGAACGGCGATCGAACCCGCATGCGTTGATGTGTCTATTGAAAGAATGTTCATGCCCGTTGTCATCCTGAAGACG from Deltaproteobacteria bacterium CG11_big_fil_rev_8_21_14_0_20_49_13 harbors:
- the tsaB gene encoding tRNA (adenosine(37)-N6)-threonylcarbamoyltransferase complex dimerization subunit type 1 TsaB, which codes for MRRILRACVFRMTTGMNILSIDTSTHAGSIAVLDGDALLSEISYQTKSGHSEVLIKEIEAALKKAKLKIESIDAFAVAIGPGSFTGLRIGLATAKGLALEGNRPILGISSLEALAYSLRSMKHEARSMNIVPCINAYRGEVYVATYNIVPHASCFLPQIMLNECSITPDALCDRLKDIEDELFFIGDGAIQYKDIFAQRLGNRFVLSKEKIFPIAGAAGLIAFKRLQKNERDELIRLIPNYIRKSDAETKAL